ACAACGACATTGACATTTTTCTGATCAAGGTACAACAAATCATTTAACTCTTCCTTAGAAATATAAACCGATTTTTTCAACAGTTCTCGATTTTCCTTCTTAGACATATTTCCAAGCGTAACAGAGGGGATCTTCGTACCAAGTTCAAATAGTTGTTTCACAATAAAAGGGGTTTTCACTATTATTAACAGTCGTTCATTTTTGTAAAGGCCTTCATTTATTCTATTCGCAGCATTCTCAACCGTTAAAATACTCAATTTACTATTTTTAGGACAAGCTGCTCGAAGTGCTGATTTTTCCATATCGCTTTTAACAATCGTATCATCAATAATCATGACTCTGGTTGCAGATAAGTTACCGATCCATGATGTTGCCACTTGACCATGAATCAGTCGTTCATCAATTCTAATTTGAACGATGCCATTTTTGTCGACATTTACTGAGTCTAGCGGTTGAGTTGTTTTTACATTTTCCTCTTTTTTTCCTTCAAAGCTGACGATTTGATCCGTATTTGTAATCACATCGGCAACTCGTTCACCTAAAGCAATCGGAATTAACAATTGTAATGAAATACCCGTTAAGATTCCTACGATTTTTTCTCGGCTTTCGTAAAGTATTTTTGCCGCATTATAAGGCGTTCCTCCAAAAATATCCGTAAGAATAATAAACTCTTCATTATGACTCTCCAAAATGAAAGTGATTTTTTCAATCAAGTCATCACGCGACAATTCTTCTGTGAAAGAGACAGCAAAAATAGTATGGTGCTTTCCAGTAATCATTTCACAACTAGACAAGCAAGCTTCAGCATATTGTCCATGTGCAACGATAAGATAGTTCATTACAACTCCTCCTTTAGAATCAATTCAATTACAGGAACATTTTCGAATGGCTTTTGAATCGGTAAATTTAATACAACAGATGCTGGATCAAGCGATTCTTTAATATTGACCTCTGTGATTTCCTTACGTAAATCTTTATAGGATGGACGAATACCCGTAATCGTTTTAGAGTCTTTAAATTGAATTTCAGATCCATCACTCAGCAAACGGGCAAATTGAATTTTACCGCCCAACCCATCCAGTAAAACGGTACGATAGGGCCATGAAAAAAGATGAAGATATAAGCGATTGCCTTTTTGCGTAAAACGACAATCTAAAGGCGCCTTGTAGGGACTGCTTCCACATCCGTAAATAGCTTGAGAATGATAGTTCATCCATGTTTGGACACCGTTTAAAATATCTAAACTTGTTTTATCCCACTCACCTCTGCCGTTTGGTCCGACATTCAGCAACATATTGCCATTCTTTGACACATTATCCACTAATAATTTGATGATTGTTTCACTACTTTTCCAATCTAAGTTGTTTCGATCATAGCCCCAACTTCCATTTAACGTTTGACAAGATTCCCAAATTAATTCTTTGCCATTTTTTTCCATCCCCCCTGATCTTTGATATTGCTCTGGCGTCCCAACACCTCTATGAAGATCCAAACGGTCATTGATAATAATTTGAGGCTGAAGCGTTAAAATCAATTTTTCTAAGTTTTCAGAATCCCAATCATCTCTTCCTTTTCCTACTGAATTTCCCCAATCTCTGCTAGGATAGGAAAAATCAAACCAGAGATAATCAATTTCTCCATAATTTGTCAGCAATTCCGTGATCTGGTCTTTCATAAATTGCTGATAGGTCAGCATATTGCCTGGATGAGCCTCAATATATTCCAAATTATTCCGCTCTGGATGGTACCCATCAACTAGGAAATCTGCCCTTTGCCAATCAAGCAACGAATAGTAAAAACCAATACGAATGCCTTCATTTTTAAAAGCTGAAACTAATTCGCTGAGAAGATCCTTCCCATAAGGTGTATTCGTGATGTTATACTCGGAAAACGCTGTATCCCATAGTGCAAACCCATCGTGGTGTTTGACTGTGATCACAACATACTTAAACCCAATATCTTTTGCCTTTTTGGCCCATTCTTCTGGCTTTAATAGATCTGGCTCAAACACTTCAAAGTATTTTTGATACTCAGCTAAACTTTGTTCTTCTAAAGTCATCCCCCATTCATGACGCGCGGCCACTGAATATAAACCAAAATGAATAAACAAACCAAACCGATCATGGACAAACCATTCAGGATCACCGTAATTGTTCGGCCAATCAATTTCTCTTACCATGTTATTTCCTCCAATTATCAAAAAGATTTCAGCGTTAGCTGATAATGCTTATAATCTAAAAATGTTTCGATGATTTCATAAACTTCCCCATCAATAAAGCTTTTTTTATAGAATTTAATGACGGGTGTTCCAACACTTAGATTCATTTTTGCCAAGTCCTCTTTTGAAACATCATCGATTATTTGAATTGTTTCTTCAAATTCTGTTGTAAATGTATTGATCTGAAAATAGTTGTAAAAATTTTTTGAAACTGAAAGTCCATCTTTGGCTGTAATAAAATCGAATTTTGAAAAGTATCGTTCTGGAATGAAATTTCGTTGTAAGGTAAAGGGGTGACCATTAACATACTTTACTCGTTCAACGACGTAAACCTTCTCAGCTCGTTCCACTGTCAAAAGATGATTATTGATTTTGTCATCGCTTTCATAAATATTAACTAATTCTGTTTTCTGTGTATCCATCGTAGAGAAACGATTATTTTCTGTAAAATAAACTTTCTTATCCACCATCGATTTTGTCACAAAGGTTCCGGAGCCTTGCTTTCTGTAAATTAAATTCAGATTTTCTAATGTAGACAAAGCTTTAGTAATCGTTGTTTTACTAACATTATATGTTTCCATCAGTGTTTTTTCTGTTGGTAGCCGATTCCCTGGAAAAACAGACTTCTCTTGAATTTGTTTTTTAATATCATTCACAATATGTTCATATTTCTTCACAAATCCATCACTCCTCTTCATTTATCATGATAACTTTTATAAGTAAATCGCTTACACACATGTTACAATAGTTTTATACCGATTTCTATACTTTGAAAAAACTTGAATTTTATCCATGATTATAAAATAGTTTGTTCTTTTTTATTCAAAATAGTTCATACGGAGGAATTTTATATGCTTGAAAATGAACGACAAGAAGAAATTTTAGCGGTTATAAAACAGAAGAAATACATAAAACCAAAAGAACTAAGTGAAGCCTTATTTGTTAGTCTCTCAACGATTAGAAGAGACCTTATCCACCTTGAAAAATTAGGTTTGATTCATAAGCATCATGGGCAAGTATCACTTTTTGAAAATAATGAACCTGCACATGAATTAAGAGAAAAAAATCATAATCAAGAAAAAAACTACATTGCTAAAATTGCTTCCAACTATTTAGAAAACGGTAAAACACTCTTTTTAGACTCAAGCACCACAACAAATGCATTATGTCCGTATATCAATGAATTTAGTAATCTTACAATTATTACCAATAGTTTGAAAAATGCTCTCGACCTCTCAAGTAATACTGCTAATCGAGTGATTGTGCCTGGTGGAACGTTAAAGCCATTTTCTGTTTCATTATTAGGAGAAAAAACGTCTTCCTTCATTCAAGAATTTAATGCAGATTTAGCCTTTTTCTCATGTAAAAGTTTTGATTTGTCAGGAGTCTATGAAGAGGATTTTCAACAGGGGTATTTGAAAAACAATATGATTGCACATGCGAAAACGGCCATCTTATTGAGTGATATGTCGAAATTATATAAGAAAAACTTTTTTACTTTTTCTACGTACGCAGCCATTGATACTATTGTTCTTGATCAAAAGCCGGATAATAAATTTATTGAAATGTGTTCTAGCAATGAATGTGAATTGGCTTGGTAATTTTAGTGTGTTGAAGATTGAATTGCTTGATTTTTTAGACAAAAAAAACCACGAGTTTAATCACTCGTGGGAAAATCTTATTTTTAGATCGAATTTTTACTACTTCTTGGGTTCGTCCTCGTCCATTTTCAGAACTGCCATGAACGCCTCTTGCGGTACTTCAACAGAGCCAACTTGTTTCATTCGTTTCTTACCATCTTTTTGTTTCTCCAATAGCTTACGTTTACGTGAAATATCTCCACCATAACACTTAGCCAAAACATTTTTACGCAATGCTTTGATCGTTGAACGTGCGGTGATTTTTTGACCGATCGCTGCTTGGATTGGCACTTCAAATTGTTGGCGAGGAATTAATTTTTTCAACTTCTCAACAATTACTTTACCACGTTCAAAAGCAAAATCTTTATGCACAATAAAACTCAATGCATCGACTTTTTCTGAATTTAATAAAATATCCATCTTAGATAAATTACTCTTACGGTAACCAATCATTTCATAATCTAAAGATGCATAACCTTTCGTTCCAGATTTCAACCGGTCAAAGAAGTCATACACAATCTCTGATAACGGCATATCGTAAACAACATTCACACGGTATTCATCCAAATAATCCATGGTAACGAATTCGCCACGTTTTCGTTGCGAAATTTCCATTACAGCCCCAACGTATTCATTTGGTACCATGATCGTTGCTTTTACATAAGGTTCTTCTACAAAATCAACAGTACTTTGATCGGGAAATTCCGCTGGATTATCGACCACGATTTTCGTTCCATCAGTCTTAGTTACATGATAAATTACTGATGGAGCTGTTGTAATCAAATCAAGATTAAACTCTCGTTCTAAACGTTCTTGAATCACGTCCATATGCAATAAACCTAAAAATCCACAACGATAACCAAATCCTAAAGCTTGAGAAGATTCCGCTTCAAACTGCAAAGCCGCATCATTTAATTGTAATTTTTCTAGGGCTTCACGTAATTCAACATAGCGAGAGTTATCGATTGGGTACAATCCGCAATAAACCATCGGATTCATTTTGCGATAGCCTGCTAATGCCTCTTTGGCAGGATTATTTGCTAATGTCACAGTATCCCCTACTTGGGTATCGCGAACCGTTTTGATTGCGGCTGTAATGTAACCTACATCCCCAACCATTAAGAAATCACGGCTGATCGGTTTTGGTGAGAAAATACCGACATCGGTTACTTCAAAGGTTTTATTGTTATTCATCATCATGATTTTATCACCAGGTTTTACGACGCCATCCATGATTCGGACATTTAAAATAACCCCACGATAACTGTCATAAACTGAATCAAAAATCAATGCTTTCAAAGGTGCTTCAAGATCCCCAGTTGGAGCTGGCACTAGATCTACGATTTGTTCTAAGATCTCTTCGATCCCAATTCCAGCTTTGGCACTTGCTAGAACAGCCTCACTAGCATCGATCCCAATCACATCTTCGATTTCTGTACGAACTCGTTCTGGATCAGCTGCTGGTAAATCGATTTTATTGATGACTGGAATAATTTCTAAATCATTATCTAAGGCTAAATAAACGTTGGCTAACGTTTGTGCTTCGATCCCTTGTGCTGCATCAACGACTAAAATAGCTCCTTCGCAGGCCGCTAAACTTCTTGATACCTCATAGGTAAAATCCACGTGCCCTGGGGTGTCGATTAGATGGAAGATATAATCTTCCCCATCTTTCGCTGTATAAGTCAGTTCAACAGCATTCAATTTAATCGTAATACCACGTTCACGTTCTAGATCCATCGCATCCAATAATTGATCTTGCATTTCACGATCAGAAACCGTTTCTGTTTTTTGTAAAATCCGGTCAGCTAGAGTGGATTTCCCATGGTCAATATGAGCAATAATGGAAAAGTTACGAATTTTCTCTTGTCTTTGCTTCATTTCATTTATATTCATTAATAGTCCTCATTTCTTTTATGAACAGCTGAATGAGCAGGTGATTTTTAATTCTAGCTCAGTCGCTCATCGCTCAGATCATTTTCAATCAGCACTTTTCATTATAACAAGATTTCGCCTAGAATTAAAGAACTTTCCTATGTTTACCAGAATCTAGTACTCTCCTTTGACTATTAAAGGCAAATTTCATCTTCCTTAATAAATTCCTTGCTGGTTATAGTTGATTTCACTGTGTCTTGATCAATAAATTTTACGCTTCATTTTCCACCTTCAACTAATAGTCGCACACACTCTACTAGGTCTAAAAACCCCTCTTTACTATTTCTTAGGAAGTAATACTCTATTTATTCCTATTTTTTTGATATACTGAAGGTAGAAAAAATAATTGGAGATGGAAAAATGGACCAAAAAGAGTTCAGAGATAGTTTAGAATTAAAAGCCGTAGATGAAAAATATGTAGATCAATTTAATGAGTTATTGAGTTATGTCTTTCAGTTTACAGAAGCTGATTTAGAAGAAAGCGGCTATGAAAGTAAAAAAGAATTGATCAAATCAAAACAACCAATTTTAGAACAATCAAAAGTTTTTGGTTGGTTCCACGAAGATCAATTGATTTCTCAAATTGCCATTTATCCTTGTGAGGTCAATATTCACGGAACCCTTTTCAAAATGGGTGGGATCACGGGCGTGGGGACCTATCCAGAATATGCGAATCACGGTTTGATGCAGGATTTGATTCATCTTGCCCTTAAAAATATGCGAGAGGATCAACAATGGATTTCTTACCTTTACCCTTACAGTATTCCTTATTACCGTAGGAAAGGTTGGGAGATCATGTCCGATAAACTATCGTTCAAAATTCGTGATACCCAACTACCGAAACAAGTTGAAGTACCTGGTATGGTGGAGCGTGTCAGTGTTGATCATGAAGATGTCTTTACTGTCTATGCCAAATTTGCCCGACAAAATCATGGTGCCTTGATCCGTAGTGAATTTAACTGGGAAGAATATTGGCGCTTTGAAAATGAAGATGAACGAACCGCAGCTGTCTATTATGGTGCGAATCAAGAACCGTTAGGTGTGCTCTTTTACTGGGTAGCGGAAGATGTCTTTCATATTAAAGAAATGTTTTATATCAATCAGGAAGCTCGTAATGGCTTATGGAATTTCATTTCAGCTCATTTCTCTATGATTGATTGGGCTGAAGGCGATATTTATAAAAATGAACCGTTAGCCTTTTTACTAGATGACAGTCAAATCAAAGAAACCATCGAACCTTATTACATGGCCAGAATCGTGGATGTAAAAGAAATGTTGCTAGCTTATCCCTATGCAAGTACTGCAAAACCGTTTCATTTTATCGTAAGTGATCCTGTGGCTGAATGGAATAATGGTGTATTCAGTCTCTTATGGGATGAAGATGATCAGGTTTCTGTTTCCGATGAACCATTGGGACAACCTGTGCAGATCGATATTCAAACGTTGACTTGTCTACTAATGAACTATCGTCGCCCAACCTATCTACATCGGATCGAACGATTAGAGACAGATAAAGAAACCTTAAATTCATTAGAACGGATTTTCCCTGATCAAGAAGCTTATTTTAGCGATTATTTTTGATCATTATTAACACTTTAACATTACAACAGATAACGTTCACTGGAGGAAACAAAACATGAAAATTTACTTTGCAGGCCCGATGTTTGCGAAAGCTGACTTACTTTACAACGAATTTTTGGTCAAACAAATTCGCGCTTTGGATGATTCACTGGAGGTTTACTTACCGCAAGAAAACGGTGCGATCAATGATAAAACAGCCTATGCAGACAGCACGATGATCGCAGTAGCTGATACTGAACGAGTCCTTGAAAGTGATCTATTAGTTGCTGTTTTAGATGGTATTACGATCGATGCTGGTGTGGCTTCTGAAATTGGGGTCGCTTATGCAAAAAACATCCCGATGATTGGTTTGTATACTGATACACGCCAACAAGGAGCCGATAATCAAAAGAAATTAGCGGCTTTGAGTGAGACTGCTGAGAATCAATTCCATTATCTTAATTTGTATACAATCGGCTTACTAAAATTAAATGGAACTGTTGCTACGAATGAACAAGATTTCTTAGAATTGATCAAAGAACCATTCACTAAATAATTCAGTTGTACTTTATAAAATACGAAAATTGGAGGCTTTTATATGAAGTTAGAATTTGAAGATAAACAAGAAAAAAATGCCTTTTACTTTTTACTCGTATTTGGTTTTATTACATTACTCGTCAATATCGTTAAAACTTTTGTGGTTCATCCAACTGAACAATATGTACTGTTAACATTTGAAATGGTTGCTGGGATTGCAGTAATCTTTCTACCATTTGTTTTTACAAAATTTACCGGATTAGTTTTTCCAAAAATGGTCCGACTTTATTATTGGTTTTTCATTTGGATCGCAGTTTTTCTTGGAACTGGGCTACGTTTGATTATTATCGTACCATTTTGGGATAAAATTTTACACGCAGTTAGCCCGATTTTATTGGTCGCAGTAGGCTATGCCATCATTGGCTATTGTTTACGTGACGCTGATTTTACTAAAGTTAGTCCTTGGTTGTTTATTATTATGGGCTTTGCATTTGCTGGATTAGCTGGTGTTTTCTGGGAGTTCTGGGAGTTTCTCTGTGACTCGCTTGGTAACATGAATTTGCAGCGTTATATGACGGAAGCAGGTAAACC
The DNA window shown above is from Enterococcus sp. 12C11_DIV0727 and carries:
- a CDS encoding PTS mannose/fructose/sorbose transporter subunit IIAB produces the protein MNYLIVAHGQYAEACLSSCEMITGKHHTIFAVSFTEELSRDDLIEKITFILESHNEEFIILTDIFGGTPYNAAKILYESREKIVGILTGISLQLLIPIALGERVADVITNTDQIVSFEGKKEENVKTTQPLDSVNVDKNGIVQIRIDERLIHGQVATSWIGNLSATRVMIIDDTIVKSDMEKSALRAACPKNSKLSILTVENAANRINEGLYKNERLLIIVKTPFIVKQLFELGTKIPSVTLGNMSKKENRELLKKSVYISKEELNDLLYLDQKNVNVVVQMVPNEEKKKITDYL
- a CDS encoding alpha-L-fucosidase, translated to MVREIDWPNNYGDPEWFVHDRFGLFIHFGLYSVAARHEWGMTLEEQSLAEYQKYFEVFEPDLLKPEEWAKKAKDIGFKYVVITVKHHDGFALWDTAFSEYNITNTPYGKDLLSELVSAFKNEGIRIGFYYSLLDWQRADFLVDGYHPERNNLEYIEAHPGNMLTYQQFMKDQITELLTNYGEIDYLWFDFSYPSRDWGNSVGKGRDDWDSENLEKLILTLQPQIIINDRLDLHRGVGTPEQYQRSGGMEKNGKELIWESCQTLNGSWGYDRNNLDWKSSETIIKLLVDNVSKNGNMLLNVGPNGRGEWDKTSLDILNGVQTWMNYHSQAIYGCGSSPYKAPLDCRFTQKGNRLYLHLFSWPYRTVLLDGLGGKIQFARLLSDGSEIQFKDSKTITGIRPSYKDLRKEITEVNIKESLDPASVVLNLPIQKPFENVPVIELILKEEL
- a CDS encoding GntR family transcriptional regulator, whose translation is MKKYEHIVNDIKKQIQEKSVFPGNRLPTEKTLMETYNVSKTTITKALSTLENLNLIYRKQGSGTFVTKSMVDKKVYFTENNRFSTMDTQKTELVNIYESDDKINNHLLTVERAEKVYVVERVKYVNGHPFTLQRNFIPERYFSKFDFITAKDGLSVSKNFYNYFQINTFTTEFEETIQIIDDVSKEDLAKMNLSVGTPVIKFYKKSFIDGEVYEIIETFLDYKHYQLTLKSF
- a CDS encoding DeoR/GlpR family DNA-binding transcription regulator is translated as MLENERQEEILAVIKQKKYIKPKELSEALFVSLSTIRRDLIHLEKLGLIHKHHGQVSLFENNEPAHELREKNHNQEKNYIAKIASNYLENGKTLFLDSSTTTNALCPYINEFSNLTIITNSLKNALDLSSNTANRVIVPGGTLKPFSVSLLGEKTSSFIQEFNADLAFFSCKSFDLSGVYEEDFQQGYLKNNMIAHAKTAILLSDMSKLYKKNFFTFSTYAAIDTIVLDQKPDNKFIEMCSSNECELAW
- the lepA gene encoding translation elongation factor 4; this translates as MNINEMKQRQEKIRNFSIIAHIDHGKSTLADRILQKTETVSDREMQDQLLDAMDLERERGITIKLNAVELTYTAKDGEDYIFHLIDTPGHVDFTYEVSRSLAACEGAILVVDAAQGIEAQTLANVYLALDNDLEIIPVINKIDLPAADPERVRTEIEDVIGIDASEAVLASAKAGIGIEEILEQIVDLVPAPTGDLEAPLKALIFDSVYDSYRGVILNVRIMDGVVKPGDKIMMMNNNKTFEVTDVGIFSPKPISRDFLMVGDVGYITAAIKTVRDTQVGDTVTLANNPAKEALAGYRKMNPMVYCGLYPIDNSRYVELREALEKLQLNDAALQFEAESSQALGFGYRCGFLGLLHMDVIQERLEREFNLDLITTAPSVIYHVTKTDGTKIVVDNPAEFPDQSTVDFVEEPYVKATIMVPNEYVGAVMEISQRKRGEFVTMDYLDEYRVNVVYDMPLSEIVYDFFDRLKSGTKGYASLDYEMIGYRKSNLSKMDILLNSEKVDALSFIVHKDFAFERGKVIVEKLKKLIPRQQFEVPIQAAIGQKITARSTIKALRKNVLAKCYGGDISRKRKLLEKQKDGKKRMKQVGSVEVPQEAFMAVLKMDEDEPKK
- a CDS encoding GNAT family N-acetyltransferase, translated to MDQKEFRDSLELKAVDEKYVDQFNELLSYVFQFTEADLEESGYESKKELIKSKQPILEQSKVFGWFHEDQLISQIAIYPCEVNIHGTLFKMGGITGVGTYPEYANHGLMQDLIHLALKNMREDQQWISYLYPYSIPYYRRKGWEIMSDKLSFKIRDTQLPKQVEVPGMVERVSVDHEDVFTVYAKFARQNHGALIRSEFNWEEYWRFENEDERTAAVYYGANQEPLGVLFYWVAEDVFHIKEMFYINQEARNGLWNFISAHFSMIDWAEGDIYKNEPLAFLLDDSQIKETIEPYYMARIVDVKEMLLAYPYASTAKPFHFIVSDPVAEWNNGVFSLLWDEDDQVSVSDEPLGQPVQIDIQTLTCLLMNYRRPTYLHRIERLETDKETLNSLERIFPDQEAYFSDYF
- a CDS encoding nucleoside 2-deoxyribosyltransferase — translated: MKIYFAGPMFAKADLLYNEFLVKQIRALDDSLEVYLPQENGAINDKTAYADSTMIAVADTERVLESDLLVAVLDGITIDAGVASEIGVAYAKNIPMIGLYTDTRQQGADNQKKLAALSETAENQFHYLNLYTIGLLKLNGTVATNEQDFLELIKEPFTK